From Gimesia panareensis, the proteins below share one genomic window:
- a CDS encoding P-II family nitrogen regulator has protein sequence MKKVEAVIRHFKLEEVKDALTEIGVQGMTVSEVRGFGRQKGHKEQYRGAEYTVDFLPKAKMEVIVPDDQVKAVVDTILESARTGQIGDGKIFVLPVEDIIRIRTGEAGETAL, from the coding sequence ATGAAAAAAGTGGAAGCTGTCATCAGACATTTCAAGCTGGAAGAAGTCAAAGATGCTCTGACCGAAATCGGTGTACAGGGTATGACGGTGTCTGAAGTGCGTGGTTTTGGTCGTCAAAAAGGCCATAAGGAACAGTATCGTGGTGCCGAATACACGGTCGATTTCCTGCCCAAGGCCAAAATGGAAGTGATCGTTCCCGATGACCAGGTGAAAGCCGTTGTCGACACGATCCTGGAATCGGCACGGACCGGCCAGATCGGTGATGGGAAGATCTTTGTACTTCCAGTCGAAGACATCATCCGTATCCGTACGGGAGAAGCTGGAGAGACCGCTCTCTAA
- a CDS encoding c-type cytochrome domain-containing protein, translated as MSFWSVRAVRLVCVVMLVLGMNLVSADAAKLTSEQRKELASIKRNLTKVSLLIRQKKFDEAKTAIDEEEGKFDKLAQDAMIPETDVVMVSTKKLIALRRTFLEKAMGTGGNKPAAGNQGVSFEEQIAPILKEKCVSCHGDQRSSANLKLSTFGDMRKGGRSGLLLVPRNPNASLIVRKLIAPDNQRMPKNGPALDREQIQLIARWIAEGARFDGTKETDPIGASTKEKKMPVKVVMATGDEKVSFMKDVAPWMLDFCMRCHSGANPRSGFSVVTFEDILRGGDTGEVIVPGKPDDSRLWHLVGLQDPIKMPQGQALLKRKNAQDLKTWIAEGAKFDGKDPKGNLRQMVPTDEEKRMAELANMSPTEFAKLRRDTLEPTWKRAINNEPAEMLETDDFIFYGNVGMDRLKQISGWATTQVEDLRKLFNEKQKPFWRGKLAVYVFKDRFGYSEFNQTIEDRRVGNETTWHTKVTPNSLDAYLVLQDVGDEANATSPGLQTNLMAGLTNAAIQRGAGDVPMWASRGLGMLLASKASTSQAYFESLRQQALEAAPKVQRPEALVAEGTFSPSETTAVGFTLVEFLINNGGLPKMAALLKELKSGTTPVNAVTKVYGTNIRALATAYARTLRPGRVPN; from the coding sequence ATGTCATTCTGGTCTGTCCGTGCCGTGCGTCTGGTTTGCGTCGTCATGCTGGTTCTGGGGATGAACCTGGTTTCAGCTGATGCAGCCAAGCTGACCAGTGAGCAACGCAAGGAGCTGGCTTCGATCAAACGGAACCTGACAAAGGTGTCGCTGTTGATCCGACAGAAGAAGTTCGATGAAGCCAAGACCGCGATCGACGAAGAGGAAGGGAAGTTTGACAAGCTGGCCCAGGATGCAATGATTCCCGAAACCGATGTGGTCATGGTCAGCACTAAGAAACTGATCGCGCTGCGGCGGACCTTTCTGGAAAAGGCGATGGGAACCGGCGGGAACAAGCCGGCAGCCGGTAACCAGGGGGTCAGTTTTGAAGAGCAGATTGCACCGATCCTGAAAGAAAAGTGCGTGAGCTGTCATGGCGACCAGCGGAGCAGCGCCAATCTGAAACTGAGTACATTTGGCGACATGCGGAAGGGGGGACGCAGCGGATTGCTGCTTGTGCCGCGAAACCCGAATGCGAGTCTGATCGTGCGCAAACTGATTGCGCCCGACAATCAGCGGATGCCGAAGAATGGTCCCGCACTGGATCGGGAACAGATTCAGCTGATTGCCCGCTGGATTGCGGAAGGGGCCCGCTTTGATGGTACAAAAGAAACCGATCCCATCGGTGCCTCAACCAAAGAGAAAAAGATGCCGGTGAAGGTCGTGATGGCGACCGGTGATGAAAAAGTGTCGTTCATGAAAGACGTCGCGCCCTGGATGCTCGATTTCTGCATGCGGTGTCACAGCGGAGCGAATCCCCGCAGTGGTTTTTCCGTCGTGACCTTCGAAGACATTCTGCGTGGCGGTGACACTGGGGAAGTGATCGTTCCCGGCAAACCGGATGACAGCCGGCTGTGGCACCTGGTGGGGCTGCAGGATCCGATCAAAATGCCACAGGGACAGGCACTGCTCAAACGCAAAAATGCCCAGGACCTGAAAACCTGGATTGCTGAGGGCGCCAAATTTGACGGCAAAGATCCCAAAGGCAACCTGCGGCAAATGGTGCCGACCGATGAAGAAAAACGGATGGCAGAACTGGCGAACATGTCGCCCACAGAGTTCGCCAAACTGCGTCGCGATACCCTGGAGCCGACCTGGAAACGGGCCATCAATAATGAACCGGCTGAAATGCTGGAGACGGACGATTTCATTTTCTACGGCAATGTGGGCATGGATCGTCTCAAGCAGATCAGCGGCTGGGCAACCACTCAGGTCGAAGATCTGAGAAAACTGTTCAATGAAAAACAGAAACCGTTCTGGCGCGGCAAGCTGGCGGTCTATGTCTTCAAAGATCGCTTCGGTTATTCCGAGTTCAACCAGACCATCGAAGACCGCCGCGTGGGAAATGAGACAACCTGGCACACGAAGGTGACCCCAAATTCGCTGGATGCGTATCTGGTGCTGCAGGACGTGGGAGACGAGGCGAATGCGACCTCTCCCGGATTGCAGACCAACCTGATGGCCGGGCTGACGAATGCGGCCATTCAGCGTGGAGCAGGGGATGTTCCCATGTGGGCATCCCGGGGACTGGGCATGCTGCTCGCTTCCAAGGCGTCCACCAGCCAGGCCTATTTCGAATCACTCAGGCAGCAGGCACTGGAGGCGGCTCCCAAGGTGCAGCGTCCGGAAGCACTCGTGGCGGAAGGGACCTTTTCTCCTTCCGAGACAACGGCGGTCGGGTTCACGCTGGTGGAGTTCCTGATCAATAACGGGGGGCTGCCCAAGATGGCGGCGCTGCTGAAGGAGCTTAAGAGCGGAACTACGCCGGTGAATGCTGTCACAAAAGTGTACGGCACCAACATCCGGGCTCTGGCAACCGCGTATGCCCGTACTTTGCGACCCGGTCGCGTGCCGAACTAG
- the glnD gene encoding [protein-PII] uridylyltransferase — MSHTARSSSAQQPFVVYRTQLEQARQRGRDLLRQGAGGLQIATAIAESIEQLLLHIIQDQFEELPEPEQKRILQNCSILVIGGSGRGLMAPYSDVDMLFIYRNEAVDEFSNFIGNIVRNCWDAGLKLGHSVRTIADAIKMARTEPEFATAMIEARSIWGDESLAEQLIRSYYRHVILFRRRTFFEQCVAARWEERKQHGGAVMQLEPDIKRSPGGLRDIHLLRWTGYARYGTANLDMLRLDGRIISRDVRTLKNARDYLLKVRIQLHYEAGKQQDLFTKDTQLWMAEQRQIEGTNGQRPVEILMQEYFRHSKAVAEITERFIKTHRPQPFLSRAYDFLMTHRSDRILKIAPDHLDVVPKYRNEVCNSLEEILKLFDTASLYGISIAPDLLDTIRESALKLPPAITNRSIDLFRAIMNRSNQLGPTLRTMSETGILNLLIPYMKHAYCLLQFNQYHSYTVDEHTFRAIEAAESFADDDSALGSSYRNIDEKDILNLAILLHDIGKGYGEDHCKMGAMIATDTAVRLGLKEEEQKLLVFLVFEHLNMAHLAFRRDISDPDILFEFSQKVGSPEKLRMLYVLTAADITAVGPGVFTDWKSELLADLYERTMLLLGGKHSRYNRDQRLARVKQRVRNHLDLPQVLDHEEDPDSWFTELFNSFSPHYLLVNSSERIAADIQILRDLPPDEIVVEGEFEPDTGTVNYHVIAPALYSQRCFHRMVSVFTSRRMEIISAQITTSASGGVVDSFRVIDHDYADEVPLSRIEKIEEEIRKAVKGESDAKTMFLSNQRFHETSSLSGELDLGRVEIDNHSSKRCTIIDVIAHDRTGLLYIVSRAISRMGLSVVMAKISTHLDQVVDVFYVIDEQEQKIVDEERLQEIRQQLESTLHDFELEGYKRYQRV, encoded by the coding sequence ATGTCACATACAGCGCGCTCCAGTTCTGCCCAGCAACCGTTCGTTGTCTATCGCACGCAACTCGAACAGGCCAGACAACGCGGGCGTGATCTCCTGCGCCAGGGAGCAGGCGGCCTGCAGATCGCCACAGCCATCGCGGAATCGATCGAACAACTGCTCCTCCATATCATTCAGGATCAGTTTGAGGAGCTACCCGAACCGGAACAGAAACGAATCCTGCAGAACTGTTCCATCCTCGTCATCGGCGGTTCCGGACGCGGACTGATGGCCCCCTACTCCGATGTAGACATGCTGTTCATTTATCGCAACGAGGCGGTGGACGAATTCTCGAATTTCATCGGCAATATCGTGCGCAACTGCTGGGACGCAGGCCTCAAACTGGGACACAGTGTCCGCACCATCGCCGATGCAATCAAAATGGCCCGGACCGAACCCGAATTCGCCACCGCCATGATCGAGGCCCGCTCCATCTGGGGAGATGAGAGCCTGGCCGAACAGCTGATCCGATCCTATTACCGACACGTGATCCTGTTTCGCAGACGGACCTTCTTTGAACAGTGTGTCGCAGCGCGCTGGGAAGAACGCAAGCAGCACGGCGGCGCGGTGATGCAGCTGGAACCCGATATCAAACGCTCGCCAGGGGGGCTGCGCGATATTCACCTGCTCCGCTGGACCGGGTATGCCCGCTACGGCACCGCCAATCTGGATATGCTGAGACTGGACGGTCGAATTATCAGCCGCGATGTGCGGACCCTCAAAAATGCACGCGATTACCTGCTCAAAGTCCGGATCCAACTGCACTATGAAGCCGGCAAACAACAGGACCTGTTTACCAAAGACACCCAGCTCTGGATGGCAGAACAGCGCCAGATCGAGGGCACCAATGGTCAGCGCCCCGTGGAAATTCTGATGCAGGAATATTTCCGACACAGTAAAGCGGTCGCAGAAATCACCGAACGCTTCATCAAAACACATCGCCCCCAGCCGTTCCTGTCGCGGGCCTACGATTTCCTGATGACGCACCGTTCGGACAGGATTCTCAAAATCGCCCCCGATCACCTGGATGTGGTCCCCAAATACAGAAACGAAGTCTGCAACAGTCTCGAAGAAATTCTCAAACTGTTTGATACCGCCTCACTCTACGGTATCTCGATTGCCCCCGATCTGCTGGACACCATCCGCGAATCGGCCTTGAAACTGCCCCCTGCGATTACCAACCGGTCCATCGATCTGTTTCGCGCGATTATGAATCGCAGTAACCAGTTGGGGCCGACCTTAAGAACCATGTCGGAAACCGGGATCCTCAACCTGTTGATCCCCTATATGAAACATGCCTACTGCCTGCTGCAGTTCAACCAGTATCACAGCTACACGGTTGACGAACATACCTTCCGCGCCATCGAAGCCGCGGAATCATTCGCCGATGACGACTCCGCCCTGGGGAGTTCCTATCGCAATATCGATGAAAAAGACATTCTGAATCTGGCCATCCTGCTGCACGACATCGGGAAAGGCTATGGTGAAGACCACTGCAAAATGGGAGCCATGATCGCAACAGATACCGCGGTTCGACTGGGCCTCAAGGAGGAAGAGCAGAAACTGCTCGTCTTCCTGGTCTTTGAACACCTCAACATGGCACACCTGGCTTTCAGGCGGGATATCTCCGATCCGGATATTCTGTTTGAGTTCAGTCAGAAAGTCGGCAGCCCGGAAAAACTGCGAATGCTCTACGTCCTGACCGCCGCCGATATCACCGCCGTCGGTCCCGGCGTATTCACCGACTGGAAATCGGAACTGCTGGCTGACCTGTATGAACGGACCATGCTGCTGCTCGGCGGGAAACATTCACGCTACAACCGGGATCAGAGACTGGCCCGCGTCAAACAGCGGGTCCGGAATCACCTCGATCTCCCCCAGGTTCTGGATCATGAAGAGGATCCCGATAGCTGGTTTACGGAACTGTTCAACTCGTTCTCGCCCCATTACCTGCTCGTCAATTCCTCCGAGCGGATTGCTGCCGACATTCAAATCCTCCGCGATCTGCCTCCCGATGAGATCGTGGTCGAAGGCGAGTTCGAACCCGACACCGGCACGGTCAATTACCATGTGATCGCCCCTGCCCTGTACTCTCAGCGCTGCTTCCACCGCATGGTCAGCGTGTTTACTTCCCGGCGGATGGAAATCATTTCCGCCCAGATCACCACCAGTGCCTCCGGAGGTGTCGTCGACAGTTTCCGGGTGATCGACCACGACTATGCAGACGAAGTCCCCTTGAGTCGCATTGAAAAAATCGAAGAGGAAATCCGCAAGGCGGTCAAAGGGGAAAGCGATGCCAAAACCATGTTCCTCTCGAATCAACGATTCCATGAGACGTCCAGCCTGAGTGGAGAACTCGATCTGGGACGCGTGGAAATTGACAATCATTCTTCCAAACGCTGCACGATCATTGACGTGATCGCACACGACCGGACCGGACTGCTCTACATCGTCTCCCGGGCCATCAGTCGCATGGGCCTCTCCGTCGTGATGGCAAAAATTTCAACGCACCTCGATCAGGTTGTGGACGTTTTCTATGTCATCGATGAGCAGGAACAGAAAATTGTTGATGAGGAACGGCTGCAGGAGATCAGACAGCAGCTGGAATCGACTCTGCACGACTTCGAACTGGAAGGCTACAAACGCTACCAGCGCGTCTGA
- a CDS encoding flagellar biosynthesis anti-sigma factor FlgM, translating into MDVNGTSSISGSLPISKQTGPSNTNINKTPDSKPISSPQDKLEISSAGRMLDEMTNNSDMRAERLAQIKAAIDDGTYETDEKLEAALGRLLDQINDSE; encoded by the coding sequence ATGGATGTCAACGGCACCAGTTCTATTTCCGGATCTCTGCCTATCAGTAAGCAGACTGGTCCGAGCAACACCAACATCAATAAGACGCCTGATTCGAAGCCGATCTCCTCTCCCCAGGATAAACTGGAGATTTCTTCCGCCGGGCGTATGCTGGATGAAATGACGAACAACTCCGATATGCGTGCAGAGCGGTTGGCACAAATCAAGGCAGCCATTGACGACGGGACCTACGAAACGGATGAGAAACTGGAAGCAGCCCTGGGGCGGCTTCTGGATCAGATTAACGATTCCGAATAA
- a CDS encoding P-II family nitrogen regulator, whose product MKKIQAIIRHYKLEEVKNAISELGISGMTVGEVRGFGRQRGHKETYRGNEYIVDFLPKVKIEIVVQDDMVPQTVETITQVARTGQIGDGKIFITNLDEVIRIRTGETGPEAV is encoded by the coding sequence ATGAAAAAAATTCAGGCAATCATACGGCATTACAAACTGGAAGAAGTCAAAAACGCCATTTCAGAACTTGGCATCAGTGGTATGACTGTCGGTGAAGTCCGTGGTTTTGGTCGCCAGCGCGGCCATAAAGAGACCTACCGGGGCAACGAGTACATCGTTGACTTCTTACCCAAGGTCAAAATTGAAATTGTCGTCCAGGACGACATGGTCCCTCAGACCGTCGAGACCATCACGCAGGTCGCACGTACTGGCCAGATTGGCGACGGGAAGATTTTCATCACAAACCTTGATGAAGTCATCCGAATCCGTACGGGAGAAACCGGCCCGGAAGCGGTCTGA
- the larE gene encoding ATP-dependent sacrificial sulfur transferase LarE, with amino-acid sequence MSLPAELSRKTDQLQQILAEMDRIIVAFSAGVDSTVVAKAAFLARGDQAQAVTAVSPSLATGEKEEAIRLAELIGIPHRLVSTSEFTTPEYRANASNRCFFCKTELYQILSQAIALDEWQGATLVNGANLDDRGDHRPGMQAAADFEVRSPLIEAGLTKAEVRELARHWELPIWNKPAHPCLSSRIAYGVEVTEERVRRIDAAERFLREEFDILELRVRLEPQELARIEVPLDQIPRLTTPTALPRVTQKFLELGFQNVTLDLQGFRSGSMNSFLSIEELQIAAQKS; translated from the coding sequence ATGTCACTCCCTGCCGAATTATCCCGGAAAACGGATCAGCTCCAGCAGATTCTCGCGGAAATGGACCGAATCATCGTCGCCTTTTCGGCCGGCGTGGATAGTACTGTCGTTGCCAAAGCTGCATTTCTCGCACGGGGAGACCAGGCCCAGGCTGTCACCGCGGTCAGCCCCAGCCTGGCAACAGGAGAAAAAGAAGAAGCGATCCGTCTGGCAGAACTGATCGGCATTCCACATCGACTTGTTTCCACATCCGAATTCACAACCCCGGAATATCGGGCGAACGCTTCCAACCGCTGTTTTTTCTGCAAGACCGAACTCTACCAGATCCTGAGCCAGGCCATCGCCCTCGACGAATGGCAGGGCGCGACGCTGGTCAACGGTGCGAACCTGGATGACCGCGGCGACCATCGTCCCGGCATGCAGGCAGCGGCCGATTTTGAAGTCCGCAGCCCTCTGATTGAAGCGGGCCTGACCAAAGCCGAGGTGCGCGAGCTGGCCCGACACTGGGAACTGCCGATCTGGAACAAGCCGGCACACCCCTGTCTCTCCAGTCGCATCGCTTATGGCGTGGAAGTCACTGAAGAACGGGTCCGCCGAATCGACGCTGCCGAGCGGTTCCTCCGCGAAGAATTCGACATCCTCGAACTGCGGGTCCGGCTCGAACCACAGGAACTGGCGCGGATCGAAGTCCCCCTCGACCAGATTCCCCGCCTGACCACCCCCACTGCCCTGCCCCGGGTCACTCAAAAATTTCTCGAGCTCGGCTTTCAGAATGTCACCCTCGATCTGCAGGGATTCCGTTCCGGGAGCATGAACTCGTTTCTTTCCATTGAGGAATTACAGATAGCCGCTCAAAAATCATAA
- the ltaE gene encoding low-specificity L-threonine aldolase has protein sequence MAPLDPAFIDLRSDTKTKPTAEMLQAMMTAELGDDMNGEDPTVNRLEAMICDMLGMEAAVFACSGTQSNQMGVRAHCLPGDELLIHELGHIAMFEGGGPAILSGVSCRTLTGEKGMLALENVRGKIRADDQHLCRTRLLCVENTTNAGGGHYYPLDQLTEICDWAHENGLKTHMDGARVFNATIAAGYSIAEVCKPLDTISICFSKGLGCPMGSILAGPKEEIAKARRSRKVFGGALRQAGIVAAACIYALENNIERLQEDHDNARFLAEQLSQIEGISINPAETETNLVFFDIAPERGNAMQLSAALKELGVGIGAMGETRLRACTHLDITREQIEQVAPAIQKALQQGLEKYKGIATGPYARG, from the coding sequence GTGGCCCCGCTTGATCCCGCTTTTATCGATCTTCGCAGTGATACCAAAACCAAACCGACGGCCGAAATGCTGCAGGCCATGATGACCGCAGAGCTCGGCGACGACATGAACGGCGAAGACCCGACCGTCAATCGCCTGGAAGCCATGATCTGCGACATGCTCGGCATGGAAGCAGCCGTCTTTGCCTGCTCGGGAACGCAATCCAACCAGATGGGCGTGCGTGCCCACTGCCTGCCCGGAGACGAACTGCTGATTCACGAACTCGGACACATCGCGATGTTCGAGGGGGGCGGCCCCGCGATTTTAAGTGGCGTCTCCTGCCGTACCCTGACTGGTGAGAAAGGCATGCTCGCGCTGGAAAACGTGCGGGGCAAAATCCGTGCAGACGATCAGCATCTCTGCCGCACCCGCCTGCTCTGCGTCGAAAACACCACCAACGCCGGCGGAGGCCATTATTACCCCCTCGACCAGCTGACAGAAATCTGCGACTGGGCACACGAGAACGGTTTGAAAACCCATATGGACGGTGCCCGCGTCTTTAATGCGACCATCGCCGCCGGGTATTCGATTGCAGAGGTCTGTAAACCGCTCGATACGATTTCGATCTGTTTCTCCAAAGGACTGGGCTGCCCGATGGGTTCGATCCTCGCCGGCCCCAAAGAAGAAATCGCCAAAGCCCGCCGCTCCCGCAAAGTCTTTGGTGGTGCCCTGCGTCAGGCCGGCATCGTCGCAGCGGCCTGCATCTATGCCCTCGAAAATAACATCGAACGCCTCCAGGAGGACCACGACAACGCCCGCTTCCTGGCCGAACAGCTGTCGCAGATCGAGGGCATTTCCATCAATCCCGCTGAGACGGAGACCAACCTGGTCTTCTTCGATATCGCCCCGGAACGGGGAAATGCAATGCAGCTTTCCGCAGCTCTGAAAGAGCTGGGCGTCGGTATCGGCGCAATGGGCGAAACCCGCCTGCGGGCCTGTACCCATCTGGATATCACCCGCGAACAGATCGAACAGGTCGCCCCGGCTATCCAGAAGGCCCTGCAACAGGGGCTGGAGAAGTATAAGGGGATCGCCACCGGCCCTTATGCCCGGGGATAA
- a CDS encoding prepilin peptidase: protein MMNFQIKHLDTVLPPELVILVPCGVLFVLGAIVGQGINAWVRRMSLKPDAQKLSRCEACGARILRWKLIPILRWIPLGNRCPACSQRLPRSEFLLEMGTGLLFAFYYLMAVHFRCLDVDSVRPPEGMFEWRLLYHYVLLTLLVAATSIDFREYLIPDQITVPGMLIGVIGATLAGQLQIIHFWVDWNQAIPGLAGPYIPEWIKAHSHWHGLAWSLAGLLAGGGLTWGVRLISSVLLGQEALGLGDVTLMAMVGSFLGWQPILPILLLAPLCGLLIGFLTRITTGKTYLPYGPYLCAATLIVLMGWKWIWLAEWPSAVPGAPPEFSIRRLFGDVTGLAIIGGIALGAFIGLLLLLRIYRSIPIKRR from the coding sequence ATGATGAACTTTCAGATTAAACATTTGGATACTGTTTTGCCTCCGGAACTGGTGATTCTGGTGCCTTGTGGCGTGTTATTTGTGCTGGGAGCAATTGTCGGGCAGGGGATAAATGCCTGGGTCAGACGGATGTCGCTCAAGCCGGATGCACAAAAATTGTCGCGCTGTGAGGCATGTGGTGCGCGCATTTTACGCTGGAAGCTGATTCCGATCCTCCGCTGGATCCCGCTGGGAAACCGCTGTCCTGCCTGTTCACAGCGTCTGCCCCGTTCCGAGTTTCTGCTGGAAATGGGGACCGGATTGCTGTTCGCGTTCTATTATCTGATGGCAGTGCATTTTCGTTGCCTGGATGTGGACTCAGTACGACCTCCCGAGGGGATGTTTGAATGGCGGTTGCTCTATCATTACGTTCTACTCACCCTGCTGGTGGCGGCGACCAGCATCGACTTTCGGGAGTACCTGATTCCCGACCAGATTACCGTTCCGGGAATGCTGATCGGCGTGATCGGAGCCACGCTGGCGGGGCAGCTGCAGATCATCCATTTCTGGGTCGACTGGAACCAGGCAATTCCGGGGCTGGCCGGCCCTTACATCCCGGAGTGGATTAAAGCCCACTCCCACTGGCACGGTCTGGCGTGGAGTCTGGCGGGTCTTCTGGCAGGCGGGGGACTGACCTGGGGCGTGCGTCTGATTTCATCCGTGTTGCTGGGACAGGAAGCACTGGGACTGGGCGATGTGACTTTGATGGCGATGGTGGGCAGCTTTCTGGGTTGGCAGCCGATTCTACCCATCCTGCTGCTGGCTCCCTTGTGCGGCTTACTGATCGGGTTTCTGACGCGGATAACGACCGGTAAGACCTATCTCCCCTACGGACCTTATCTGTGCGCAGCGACGCTGATTGTATTGATGGGGTGGAAATGGATCTGGCTGGCGGAATGGCCGTCTGCAGTGCCGGGAGCCCCACCGGAATTTTCGATCCGGAGGCTGTTCGGCGATGTGACCGGCCTGGCGATTATTGGCGGGATCGCACTGGGGGCCTTCATCGGTCTGCTGCTGTTATTGCGGATCTATCGGTCGATTCCGATCAAACGCAGGTGA
- a CDS encoding Fur family transcriptional regulator encodes MLNFESLEIAVSPTEKFREYLATKGKRLTQERELIVAEVFSSHEHFDAEQMVERMKAQKTGRRVSRSTVYRTLSSLEDAGLLRKVARTNDRDVYEHDYGYPQHDHFICKSCGELFEFHNEEIADLLEKLAEQINFRMSEHRLEVYGICDECSRPPQRRHKKLDLI; translated from the coding sequence GTGCTCAATTTTGAAAGCCTGGAAATCGCTGTTTCTCCTACCGAGAAATTCAGGGAGTACCTGGCCACAAAGGGAAAGAGATTAACTCAGGAACGTGAGTTGATCGTTGCCGAAGTTTTCTCTTCCCACGAACATTTCGACGCAGAACAGATGGTCGAGCGGATGAAGGCCCAGAAAACCGGACGCCGCGTCAGTCGCTCCACCGTCTACCGCACCCTGAGCTCGCTGGAAGACGCCGGCCTGCTCAGAAAGGTCGCGCGGACCAACGATCGCGATGTCTATGAGCACGATTACGGCTACCCGCAACACGATCACTTTATCTGTAAAAGCTGCGGGGAGCTCTTCGAATTCCACAATGAGGAAATTGCAGATCTGCTCGAAAAACTTGCAGAGCAGATCAATTTCCGCATGAGCGAACACCGCCTGGAAGTCTACGGCATCTGCGATGAATGCTCCCGGCCTCCACAGCGCCGCCATAAGAAGCTGGACCTGATCTGA
- a CDS encoding ammonium transporter, with translation MRRVYRLRTYCTIFTLCLGLFASGPLFADETPSAPPLGSSAEAPAQEEAAVEFSNADIAWMMVASALVLMMTAPGLALFYGGLVRKKNILGVMMQCVFLMGLMSVIWALWGYSLAFGSDILGGFVGGFDHVLLKGVIPSWQDGAVVIPANGSIPKALFMVFQMMFFIITPALICGAFAERMKFSSMVVFSILWGTFIYCPIAHWVWSDTGWLCEWNKNALYPAFDFAGGTVVHISSGFSALVCAILLGKRLGYGQEPMPPHNLTYTFIGATMLWVGWFGFNAGSAVSANPAAVNAFVATHLAAAAGVLAWSVAEWISLGKPSILGACSGAVAGLVCITPACGTVTPLSGIILGLIAGFACYFACTTLKSKFKYDDSLDAFGVHGVGGTVGAILTGVFATKAITGNAEGSGLLEGNTPQLINQLVSVGAAIAISVIGTIIILKLIDLTMGLRVSKDGEIQGLDLSQHGEEGYIFL, from the coding sequence ATGAGGAGAGTCTACAGACTTCGTACGTACTGCACAATTTTTACACTCTGTCTTGGTTTATTCGCCAGCGGTCCGCTATTTGCTGACGAAACACCCAGTGCCCCGCCGCTCGGTTCGAGTGCCGAAGCACCTGCCCAGGAAGAAGCTGCTGTCGAATTCAGCAATGCAGATATTGCCTGGATGATGGTCGCTTCAGCACTGGTACTCATGATGACGGCTCCCGGGCTGGCTCTGTTTTATGGTGGTCTGGTTAGAAAGAAGAACATTCTGGGCGTAATGATGCAATGCGTCTTCCTGATGGGACTGATGTCCGTCATCTGGGCACTCTGGGGTTACAGCCTGGCCTTTGGATCCGACATTCTCGGCGGATTCGTGGGAGGGTTTGACCACGTGCTTCTCAAAGGGGTCATTCCCAGCTGGCAGGATGGCGCAGTTGTCATCCCGGCCAATGGCTCGATTCCCAAAGCCCTGTTCATGGTCTTCCAGATGATGTTCTTCATCATTACTCCGGCCCTGATCTGTGGTGCTTTTGCCGAACGAATGAAATTCAGCTCTATGGTAGTCTTCTCCATCCTCTGGGGAACCTTTATTTACTGCCCCATCGCCCACTGGGTCTGGTCTGATACAGGCTGGCTCTGTGAGTGGAACAAAAACGCCCTCTACCCTGCCTTTGACTTTGCCGGCGGCACCGTTGTGCATATCAGCTCCGGATTTTCGGCACTGGTCTGTGCGATTCTGCTGGGCAAACGACTGGGTTACGGTCAGGAACCGATGCCACCTCACAACTTGACATACACATTTATTGGTGCCACGATGCTCTGGGTCGGCTGGTTCGGATTCAACGCCGGTAGTGCTGTCTCAGCGAACCCGGCCGCAGTCAATGCCTTTGTGGCAACGCACCTGGCCGCCGCAGCGGGGGTTCTCGCCTGGTCGGTTGCCGAATGGATCTCACTCGGGAAACCCAGCATTCTGGGAGCGTGTTCGGGCGCCGTGGCCGGACTGGTCTGCATCACCCCTGCCTGTGGTACCGTGACACCACTTTCAGGCATCATTCTGGGACTGATCGCCGGCTTTGCCTGTTACTTCGCCTGTACCACACTCAAATCCAAATTTAAATATGACGATTCACTCGATGCTTTCGGCGTGCATGGTGTAGGGGGAACGGTCGGAGCGATTCTGACCGGTGTCTTTGCCACCAAAGCCATCACGGGAAATGCGGAAGGATCGGGTTTACTGGAAGGAAACACACCGCAGTTGATTAATCAGCTCGTTAGCGTCGGGGCTGCCATCGCGATCTCCGTGATCGGCACGATTATCATCCTCAAGCTGATCGACCTGACCATGGGGCTGCGGGTCAGTAAAGATGGTGAGATTCAGGGTCTCGACCTGAGTCAGCACGGCGAGGAAGGATACATTTTCCTGTAA